One segment of Eulemur rufifrons isolate Redbay chromosome 4, OSU_ERuf_1, whole genome shotgun sequence DNA contains the following:
- the LPAR6 gene encoding lysophosphatidic acid receptor 6 has translation MMVSSTSTQCHYDDSFKYTLYGCMFSMVFVLGLISNCVAIYIFICTLKVRNETTTYMINLAMSDLLFVFTLPFRIFYFATRNWPFGDLLCKISVMLFYTNMYGSILFLTCISVDRFLAIVYPFKSKTLRTKRNAKIVCIAVWLTVMGGSAPAVFFQSTHSMSNSNTSSEACFENFPDATWKTYLSRIVIFIEVVGFFIPLILNVTCSSMVLRTLNKPVTLSRSKINKTKVLKMIFVHLVIFCFCFVPYNINLILYSLMRTQTFVNCSVVAAVRTMYPVTLCIAVSNCCFDPIVYYFTSDTIQNSIKMKNWSVRRSESRFSEVQSTENFIQHNLQALKNKIFDNESTI, from the coding sequence ATGATGGTAAGCAGTACCAGCACCCAATGCCACTATGATGACTCCTTTAAATACACTTTGTATGGGTGCATGTTCAGCATGGTGTTTGTGCTTGGGTTAATATCCAATTGCGTTgccatatacatttttatctgCACCCTCAAAGTGCGAAATGAAACTACAACGTACATGATTAACTTGGCAATGTCAgacttgctttttgtttttactttaccCTTCAGGATTTTTTACTTTGCAACACGGAATTGGCCATTTGGAGATTTACTTTGTAAAATTTCTGTGATGTTGTTTTATACCAACATGTATGGAAGCATTCTGTTCTTAACTTGTATTAGTGTAGATCGATTTCTGGCCATTGTCTACCCATTTAAGTCAAAGACTCTAAGaaccaaaagaaatgcaaagattgTTTGCATTGCTGTGTGGTTAACTGTAATGGGAGGCAGTGCACCAGCAGTTTTTTTTCAGTCTACCCACTCTATGAGTAACAGTAATACCTCTTCAGAAGCCTGCTTTGAAAATTTCCCAGATGCCACGTGGAAAACGTATCTCTCAAGGATTGTAATTTTCATTGAAGTAGTGGGATTTTTTATTCCCCTAATTTTAAACGTAACTTGTTCTAGTATGGTGCTAAGAACTTTAAATAAACCTGTTACATTAAGtagaagcaaaataaacaaaactaaggttttaaaaatgatttttgttcatttggttatattctgtttctgttttgtaCCTTACAATATcaatcttattttatattctcttatgAGAACGCAAACATTTGTTAATTGCTCCGTAGTGGCGGCAGTAAGGACAATGTACCCAGTCACTCTCTGCATTGCTGTTTCAAACTGCTGTTTCGATCCTATAGTTTACTACTTTACATCGGACACAATTCagaattcaataaaaatgaaaaactggtCTGTTAGGAGGAGTGAATCCAGATTCTCTGAAGTTCAAAGCACAGAGAATTTTATCCAACACAATCTACAGgccttaaaaaataagatatttgacAATGAATCTACAATATAA